A window of the Emys orbicularis isolate rEmyOrb1 chromosome 1, rEmyOrb1.hap1, whole genome shotgun sequence genome harbors these coding sequences:
- the RCSD1 gene encoding capZ-interacting protein isoform X1: MEGRPAETKPEVERSASLSVAQLAGKFKEQAASVSGKEVPANKPTRRKPPCSLPLHTQKVELGHNGETKPSPNACPLPRVKVKSSPLIEKLQANLAFAPAALVPGTSPKSPGLKVIPSPFSTPPSTPSSPGIQSRSSESDETPISFDQPPEGTHLKFYNKVRTRGSLKRRPPSRKFRKSQSDSGDGEDLRATGSSQENGAKEEDGDEVFMPMSQKEELQSPVYGTGSKLMQKQIGSNEKPPSGRGSSSTENKEEREKETEAVKPCKSSTGDKEKPCASTPGEEERKSSQSTPEEKPCPSTMGDKDKKLCQNTPGDKEGSTLGEREDGNASEQEKRNKENKEVKKEENSEGKDTQETSDTQEKSLETGMPQPAADTGTASEHHSVMPMQEPGTEMNPIRTQETLM; encoded by the exons GGCAGACCAGCAGAGACCAAGCCAGAGGTGGAGAGGTCAGCATCCCTATCTGTGGCTCAGCTGGCAGGAAAGTTCAAGGAGCAAGCAGCCAGCGTTTCTGGAAAGGAG GTACCAGCCAATAAACCAACCCGGAGGAAACCACCATGCTCCCTTCCCCTACACACCCAAAAGGTGGAGCTGGGCCACAATGGGGAGACG AAGCCGTCTCCAAATGCTTGTCCCCTTCCCAGGGTCAAGGTGAAAAGCTCTCCCCTGATTGAAAAACTGCAG gccAATCTGGCATttgctccagctgccctggtGCCAGGAACATCTCCAAAAAGCCCAGGTCTGAAAGTCATACCATCTCCCTTTAGCACTCCCCCTTCAACTCCCAGCAGCCCCGGCATCCAGTCCCGTTCCAGTGAATCGGATGAGACACCAATCAGTTTTGATCAACCACCAGAGGGCACTCACCTGAAGTTTTATAACAAG GTGCGGACACGGGGGTCACTGAAGCGCAGACCCCCCTCCAGGAAATTCCGAAAGTCTCAGTCCGACTCCGGAGATGGTGAAGATTTAAGGGCAACTGGATCATCTCAAGAAAATGGGGCCAAGGAAGAGGATGGTGATGAGGTATTCATGCCTATGAGTCAGAAAGAGGAGTTGCAGTCACCTGTGTATGGAACAGGCAGTAAACTGATGCAGAAACAGATAGGATCCAATGAAAAGCCACCCTCAGGGAGAGGGTCCAGCAGCACAGAaaacaaagaggagagagaaaaagaaacagaggCAGTGAAACCATGCAAGAGCAGCACAGGAGATAAGGAGAAGCCCTGCGCGAGCACTccaggggaggaagagaggaagtCATCCCAGAGCACCCCAGAGGAGAAGCCATGCCCAAGTACCATGGGAGATAAGGATAAGAAGCTGTGCCAGAACACCCCAGGGGATAAGGAAGGGAGCAccctgggggaaagggaggatggCAATGCCTCTGAACAggaaaaaaggaacaaagaaaataaagaggTGAAGAAGGAAGAAAACAGTGAGGGCAAAGACACACAGGAAACATCAGACACCCAGGAAAAGTCCCTGGAGACGGGGATGCCGCAGCCGGCAGCAGACACAGGAACTGCCAGTGAGCATCATAGTGTGATGCCAATGCAAGAACCGGGCACAGA
- the RCSD1 gene encoding capZ-interacting protein isoform X2, with amino-acid sequence MEGRPAETKPEVERSASLSVAQLAGKFKEQAASVSGKEVPANKPTRRKPPCSLPLHTQKVELGHNGETKPSPNACPLPRVKVKSSPLIEKLQANLAFAPAALVPGTSPKSPGLKVIPSPFSTPPSTPSSPGIQSRSSESDETPISFDQPPEGTHLKFYNKVRTRGSLKRRPPSRKFRKSQSDSGDGEDLRATGSSQENGAKEEDGDEVFMPMSQKEELQSPVYGTGSKLMQKQIGSNEKPPSGRGSSSTENKEEREKETEAVKPCKSSTGDKEKPCASTPGEEERKSSQSTPEEKPCPSTMGDKDKKLCQNTPGDKEGSTLGEREDGNASEQEKRNKENKEVKKEENSEGKDTQETSDTQEKSLETGMPQPAADTGTASEHHSVMPMQEPGTEVQNGCTG; translated from the exons GGCAGACCAGCAGAGACCAAGCCAGAGGTGGAGAGGTCAGCATCCCTATCTGTGGCTCAGCTGGCAGGAAAGTTCAAGGAGCAAGCAGCCAGCGTTTCTGGAAAGGAG GTACCAGCCAATAAACCAACCCGGAGGAAACCACCATGCTCCCTTCCCCTACACACCCAAAAGGTGGAGCTGGGCCACAATGGGGAGACG AAGCCGTCTCCAAATGCTTGTCCCCTTCCCAGGGTCAAGGTGAAAAGCTCTCCCCTGATTGAAAAACTGCAG gccAATCTGGCATttgctccagctgccctggtGCCAGGAACATCTCCAAAAAGCCCAGGTCTGAAAGTCATACCATCTCCCTTTAGCACTCCCCCTTCAACTCCCAGCAGCCCCGGCATCCAGTCCCGTTCCAGTGAATCGGATGAGACACCAATCAGTTTTGATCAACCACCAGAGGGCACTCACCTGAAGTTTTATAACAAG GTGCGGACACGGGGGTCACTGAAGCGCAGACCCCCCTCCAGGAAATTCCGAAAGTCTCAGTCCGACTCCGGAGATGGTGAAGATTTAAGGGCAACTGGATCATCTCAAGAAAATGGGGCCAAGGAAGAGGATGGTGATGAGGTATTCATGCCTATGAGTCAGAAAGAGGAGTTGCAGTCACCTGTGTATGGAACAGGCAGTAAACTGATGCAGAAACAGATAGGATCCAATGAAAAGCCACCCTCAGGGAGAGGGTCCAGCAGCACAGAaaacaaagaggagagagaaaaagaaacagaggCAGTGAAACCATGCAAGAGCAGCACAGGAGATAAGGAGAAGCCCTGCGCGAGCACTccaggggaggaagagaggaagtCATCCCAGAGCACCCCAGAGGAGAAGCCATGCCCAAGTACCATGGGAGATAAGGATAAGAAGCTGTGCCAGAACACCCCAGGGGATAAGGAAGGGAGCAccctgggggaaagggaggatggCAATGCCTCTGAACAggaaaaaaggaacaaagaaaataaagaggTGAAGAAGGAAGAAAACAGTGAGGGCAAAGACACACAGGAAACATCAGACACCCAGGAAAAGTCCCTGGAGACGGGGATGCCGCAGCCGGCAGCAGACACAGGAACTGCCAGTGAGCATCATAGTGTGATGCCAATGCAAGAACCGGGCACAGA